The genomic interval GCGACCCTAAATTCTAGAACTTCATATTAATCTCCATTAAAAGGCAAAATATTAGAGAGATATCTTTCCCTAAATTCATTATTCCATGCATGCTTCTAAATATTGTAACTTAATGCTAACTCCAACCAAACCTTCGGGCCAATATTTACGAAACTCCCTGAACTTCGCATACATTTTATTGGCAAATTTATCGCCAAAACATTAACTTTCTTTTACTGAGTGTTATTAGTGCTTgttctcaataaaaaaaaaaaaaaaacaaagatatgAATGGTATCAAAATGGTGTAGGATTCGCAAACTTTATCACACGAATGGGGTAAATGACTGATAAGGcagaaactgaaaaataaatgcaaatttattactaaattttaTATCGGTGAAGAGATCCTACTGAAGGTTCAAAGCAACTTTCATTTCCCTCTTGTTTTCAGAGGGTAGAGAATGTTGCACTGCAAGGAGCGTGCTCTGGTACCTGGTCTTCGTAGGCTTCGCTGTCAACTACATGATCCGGATCAATCTTAACATAGCTATTGTAGCTATGATCCAGGCGAAACCTAAGAACAATTTCTCATTGACCAGCGAGTGCCTCCAAAGAGAAGCTTCCTCATCCGTTATGAGCAGAAACATCAGCAACTCTGTAAAAAGAGTCTTCTCGTAAATTCGGCTAGTTTAACTTATTGTTGACTTTAATAGAATTTCAACACCGCAACTTCTTTACTATCCCTCAATGACAGCTCTCCACCAACTCTAGTGACAACAACTGAAAGACTGATTAGGAATTCCTCTATTGTTGAGCGTCACTCATTGCCTCCAATAGAGCGTACTGCTAACACTTTAAGGCCTTTGATCCCTCCTCCAAGTCACGACACAGAAAAATTTGCCTGGAACGAAAAAGTTCAAGGTACCATAATTGGAATTTcaggaataattttatttttaattttcctgcaGGTAATGTCTTGGGTAGCTTCTTTTGGCTGCACTGGACCACTCAGGTACCAGGAGGACTGTTGGCCAGCAGATATGGTACCAAGCTGATTTTTGGCTTGTCCAATTTTTCTGGAGTGGTACTCTGCTTCTTCATTCCGTATTTCGCCAAATTGGGTTCCACTTATTTGATGACATTGAGGTTAATACAAGGTGTATTGTGTGTAAGTATCCTAATTTTTTACAGTTAAACTAACGAAGAGCTACTTGAGTActacttaaattaaaaacaaataatgccACGCCAGTAAGTTTGTACGGTGAAATCAGCATTACATGCAGAGTTCGCATAAACTTAAAAGGAATAAAGTTATTATAAACACGAGTACGCTACTGTGTTTTGTCAACTTTGTAgctgaatgttttaaaaatatataaaagtcATGTTTTCTGtctaaaatcatttaaaatacaCAAAGCACGCCCCTGTGTTGCAGTTTCCTGCGAACACAGAGGCGTGCAGGGCACATAATTAGTGTTTTGCACTAACTACTTGATGCGTTAATCTGGATTCGGACCTGacatatttattatgaaatataCCTATTTAATTGGCAATAAAAGGGGCTTAGAATGTATTAAAACacatatttaaagttttagcAAAAACTTGAGTACGCCACTGAATAGTAGTAGGTGCTTTCTAATTTAAGTTCTTTTCATTCTACCGCTTTCTAACCGCGGACTTTTAATTAGTATTCTACGAAAATCAGGAGCGTAtaagaaattatttagaataCCTGTGTTATCATCCGTGTAACCAGAACCGTGATAAAGGTTTTATCTGaagtttgtaaatatttaagaactttggaaGCTGCACTGAATCATGATAAATTATAGCTTTAGGTGCCCGTTCCTTGCTTTGTTTTCATAGAAGACAGAGGCGTAcgtagttttaatttattttaccgtacctatcaattattttcatttcttgaTTGTAACTGAAAGCACACTCAGAtgcaataaattaacaataaaacccTTTCAATTAGGGTTTCGCCTGGCCTTCCATGCACGACTTGACTGCTCGTTGGATCCCTCCAAACGAGCGAAGCAAATTCGTGACAGCTTATTTAGGTGAGTCCTTTACCTCAATCAGATCTCACATTCCAGTGAATAAACGACCTTTAAAAGGGGTAAAACTGTTACTTCCTGATTTTGCAACCCTCACAGAGCTTCTCCAAATCCTCGTGTTCACCCTAAACAAAGCTCCCTGGTAATGGGAACTCGTTTATCTTTCCCGGTTAAAGCGGCTACATGACAACAGTATATTCACGTCACgaattttccatgaaattagaagaaatttcactttttaggCAGCTCTGTGGGCACTGCAATTACTTACCCCATTTGCGGGTTCATCATACACAACTGGGGATGGGAGTACGTGTTCTATGCCAGCACTGCTTTTGGTACGGTCTGGTTTATTGCCTGGTGGAGTCTGGTACATGACAGTCCCAGCAAGCATCCCAGGATATCCGAACATGAAAAGGAGTATATTTTAAAGAGTTTGGGGCAAAGCGTGGCTAAGAAAAAGGTAAAATTGGTCATTGTAGAGGGGAATgattttgttcttttaaaatttcaagcacTTCccataaatattacaaattgtTCCAGGTGAGATTACGAGCACCAACATCAATCGACTCCTGAAGTAACTTACACttttgtaaaaattctttttgagACTTACTACtgtgagggggggggggttctcattaaagaaattagtaggaaaacgaaaaaatattacctgaatttttttaataagaaattagaAGCTTTTAATAAGATTTCATATGGTAAATCTAGGATGGAATTGTATAGAAAAGACATTCTATGAAAGCTTAATTTGCAATAGATGTAATCTAAAAATGGTTCTTTCACAAGGATACAATTTCCTGTCGTAGTGTAAGGAAGGATCGATTTGGCGGTCGAAAGATAGAAAATCTTAATTATAACTACTTAAGGAGTTTaactggaaatttaattaggaAAATGCTTCACTCCCTTAAGTTAAATTCTATCAAGATCCGGTCTAGTCCCAATATAACCTTACAATGTTTCTTTTAAATGCTATAACTTTCACGTGgttctataataaaaaatccacATACATTACATAATTACACTGATCTACGGCAATTAGGTATGTTTACCGGCACCCTAATTTAAAGAATTCTTAACTTTTAACAGTTTATGTCAAATATGTCCTAAAAATGTCCCTTTTAGGGTTAAAACTTCCATGAATTTCTGTAAATGGGAATATTCTTAGCAGTCCGAAGATATATGATCGCATCTGCAGTTAAAGATGTTTGTCTGACTTTCTCAATTGCAGCAACCTTATTTAGAGAATTTTTCACTTCTATTCAAAACATTATACCGGCACTCAGTTTATGTGAAATACGTTGCTTTTAAGGGATGAAAGTTTCCGTGAAATTCTACAATAATTAATCTACCTCCCACTTCACAATTGCATGTTCCCAACTGTAACCAGAAATATTTAGCATAATCCTGAATGCtcatgatttattttctattgaaGACCTTGTGTTGAGATTTAATTTATGATAAATCCTCTGAGATAGAGTTCGTAGCTTTTGTTATctatttctagaaaaattcaacttcaaCTAATTTAAAGTCTACTTTAATCTCAAGTCACTCTCGCGGACCTTACACCGCCCCAAAACAAGGCAGCATCATGTAACATCAATTAAAGCATAATTGCCCTCGCCGTCAAAGACATAGTCCAATCCTAAGGGATCTGATTGAATTTAGGGCCTAATGCGAAATTTTCCAGGCACCTGTTCCCTGGGCAGCCATCCTCAGTAACCGCACCGTGTGGATGAATATTCTAGCCCAGTGGGGTGGTTTATGGGGCCTTTTTACACTCATGACACAGGCCCCTACTTATTTCAAGTTCATACATGGTTGGAATATTAGGGCTGTATGTTAATATCACCCTCAGCTTACTGTACAAATGATGCAATTATATTTTAGACCGGGATTTTATCGGGGATGCCTCATATTTTCAGGATGCTGTTCGCTTATATCTTCTCGCAGATCGGAGATTATCTGCTGAGGAGTGAGAAGATGTCCAGAAGCAATGTGAGAAAACTTGCCACGTTTTTCTGTAAGTCTTTCATACTCATGTTCTAAATTCTGTGAGCCAGAAACTCACTTTTGATAAATGCTATGGATAAGAAATCTAATCTCTTAACACCGATTTTCCCTTTCGTTTATTATGCGCGTTGCACAAAGTGCCTTTCAATTccacagaaatattttatctgaACGTTTTCATGACACGTGAAAGCCCCTCTTTAACGGATTAAACTGTTGATCCGATTATCACTGAGTTTTATTATCGATTGCCCGAATTTTGTTTTGTAGCCTGTAAAATGAGTTTTTGATCGCCTAGTTTTTTGAAGCAGCAAAGTGAAACTGGGTCAAAGAACTTGTCTCAGTCTTAAAGAACTTAGAATGTAAACAATTGCATTAGAGGAACGTTTAATCGAGCTTCAGATCGAGACATACAAACCGATTTAACCTCAAACTGGGTGTGGGAGGACCGCAATAGAGGAAGTTGCGGTTTAAACAGGAAATAGTGCTGCCTTTAATGTCTTGACTGACTATTTGCGTCCTGACTAGAAATTATACTgatgtttatttgaaaatttggctCATTTAATTCTCGAATTGTTAATATCTCAAGCAGTAGAAGTTGGAGAAATGCTGATGATATACATTATTAAATGTGATATGATAGTATGAGATGTATATTCGTCGAATTAAACTATTTACGTTCCCAAAACTAGTTATTTCTTAACTATTTTCAGAGataaaatccataaaaacCAAGAAGAGTTCTGGGaccacaaaatttaaaaatcgaaattttacaaaaatagcatgatgaaaaaatcaatgtagtttctgtttaaaaaatcCGATCCTCCCACACATTTCTGTAAGATACTATTATAATTGAGTCTCTTTGAAATTCTACTCCTAGCTTCCGCAAAAATTCTTCCtcattataatattttcaggCTGCATAGGTCAAGGAATTTTCATGCTTTGTCTGGCTTACTCAGGATGTAACTCAATGGCTGCCATAGTGTTCCTCACCATGGCAGTAGCCAGTAATGGATCAGTTTCCACAGGTCCCTTGGCCAGTGTCGTGGACATCAGTCCAAATTATGCAGgtaaaaattagataaacCCGAAACAGGGTTATTTcaattcatattattatttcacaaTAAGCTAGATCATTCACGTAAttgagatattaattttctgaattgaaatagtaatgaaatttgcatctagtggGCCAAATTAAACTACTCCTACACACAGAGCTTCCAATTGAATTTATGGTACTTATTGAATGGGAGTCTATTTTAAACCTGATTTATTActattaaaactaatttgtattttactaatatttttctacaaaGTTTCagcgaattttaattaaggatATTTTCATGATATTTTATAAATCTAGCACTGTATTTAAAGTTCAAGTGTTAACTGCATTAAATAATCAAAGAGATAATTAATGGGATTAGCTTGCAAGTCGAGCACTACGTTAGATGTGATTTTCGTAAGCTGATTATGCTCGAATTTAGTCTATGCCGAAGGTGCTGCCGAGATTTATAGGAAGTTTTATATGACTTTTTTGGATGGAGGAAATCATGTCAGATCATGCATCAAAACAAtggaagttaattaaaatacgaactaaAACAAATAACCAAAAATTCCTTTACATTGGTCCTTCATCAGCCAGTCTTTCTAGATCAGTTTCCTCCAGTAGTAAGGATAAGACCTTTTTGAAAACACATTCTCAAAAAAGCGCTTTCATTATgatatatttaacaattacatacttttttttcgtgtatatataaagtaataaatacaaataattttcctgaAGCCTTAAATACGGCCCAATCTTTCCGCATGAGTTATTTTGTCAAACGAAAAATACCAAACcacatttcattatttctaaattattttacgtTTCAGCTGTCCTCATGGGCTTCCTAAACACAGCGGCAGCCATCGTGGGGTTTTTCACACCTGCAGTAGTCGGATATTTAACCTTCCAAAATGTAAGCTGAAACGTTTgaaaaatacacaatttttgcatattaaaaTTGCAGCAAACCACACCTCAGTGGCAAAAGGTGTTCTGGATTGCCAGTTCTTGGCTCTTCCTCAGTGGCTGCCTCTACATCTTGTTCGCGAAATCAGAGCTACAGCCTTGGAACTCTCCAGATAAAATGAAGGAGCCTGAAGAGCAGCAACTAGTAGCTGTCAAGtctgataaaaatattaaacgcgATGGCGATGATTAGATCTCAATagttaaatttgtatttattgtttatagttGACTAACACACTGTTGTTATCTGTAATTAAAGAGTTTGTCTTATCGGAGTTCCCGGGAGAATAACTAGAGGCAGCTATTTCAGTAAGTGCCTCAATGTTTAaagtttgttcattttctAATAATGTTGTAACATGTATATCCTTAATTTCCTacaattgaaaacattttaagtgCGTCTATAAATAGCATAGCGGATGCCTACATGTGGTTTCCATTTTCTTTCCTTTCTTGTACTCTATTCAAGCTACATTCGCACGTGCATTTATATTTGGACATacattatatacatataagaAGTTCCTGGCCGACAAAACTTAAACCCTAAATAAAAACTTCTAGTTTAACTATGAATTCTACACAATTTCTTTACCTGAACGAATTAAAAGAgattaaaaactatttacatTTCAGTTCATActatatattgaaaatgtaacTTCCACCGTCAACATCAGCAATActagataataaaattatacacaACTTTCTCGTTATCATATGTTTtctattaagtttttaatagttttaacaatgatttttaaagaatctcaaattaaacttcaaaCTTCACCTGTTCACGAAGCCCCTTAAAATGTAATGAGCTCGTTATTTTCACGAGGGTAATTGAATAGACTTTGAGGTGGgaatatgaatttaatttagcCATTTGCTCTGAGGCtggtttaaattaattcgaaagTTCTGTAACGTTTAATTTGCAGAGCTTTCATAAGAATTTCATGGGGCGCACTTCGTgtactgaatttttttgattgCCTTGTTGTTTCAGCTGGATGTGATTGATAGCGGCGAATTAGTTGCAATGTTCCATCTATAGAATTAAAAACATCGGGGAGTAAGATAAAGCATTGAATTcacaaaaatcatatttatttttagtgctTTAATTACTATTATAGACCATCACCAAGAAAGCTCGCTAATGAAATTGCTCTAACAACTGcgaatgaataaattttattttccatttccattttcATTCCCAAAAGTTCCATTAAGACAACTTTAAAAGCTTGGAATCCTGTTTGTAGCATCAGCTTTATTTAGAGCTGTTGGATGGTAAGAAGaaacaattataattattgtcCACGTACTTAAGACGGAATTAAATGGAACACGCTTTAAATCACATTTCTaagtgaaatatttctttttcccCAAAAAAAGGCAATGTTGGTGATTAAGGATCAAGTTTCAAGGGGACTTAAATCAGAAAGATGttggaaattataatttattgtttgttcCCTCGGAGCCTTAAATgtaatgaaattgaatttaattttgcctGTTTCGAGCCAATTCATTGCGAAAATCTTGAACTTATGACAATTACGTTGCGAGGTGGTTTAAGTACTAAAAAataccataaataataaaacaaaaaatggtataattttatttcatttagatCCTTGCATTTCGCTAATTCGACTTTAagcaaaactaatttaaaattctgggTCAAATTTGCaacacaaattaaaaacctCCGGCGGAGCTatacattattaattttgcaattcagGAGGAAATTTATAGCACAGCCTATATTTAAAGGGAGTTAGTTTCTCAATACTTCAAAGAAGGTTACATTTAAGTCTTATATACGAGTTTTCTTAATTAAGcgtttagatattaaatttaattatcaaagATAAAATCTCCTTTTTAATAGTAAGCAAatgttctttttctttatatatatttctatatTATTTGATTCAATAGAGGTTTAGAACACGCCAGTAGTATATTTTCCCAAACTCCCCATTCCACTGGTGGAAAGAtgctcaaattttattaaacccGGGCGGATTTGACTAGACTGaatacaaaacttttattttctgcCGCATTAACCTTCAACTTTTTATGACATTCTTAAAAATCACAATTCCAGATTTCAATCTAATCCATTACATTGTAGCATATAATGTAAAAAACATGTATATGTATTACCCTAGCCCGGGTGAATTTTATTAAGGTTTCAAAGGAGTCGAGTTCTGAATTCCACAACAAACATTCTAACTTATTCGTATATaatatgataattaaaaacttattcaaTTTACATCTAAATATTGATTCTTATTTTGAATCTAAATGGTTGAGCTTTCTGCTTACATCTTCCCTTTGGCGTAAACCCCTTGGAAAATAGTGCTtgttctaaaagaaaaaataacacccGTTCTAGAACATAAATTCCAAGAAGTGTCAACGGCTTAAGTTCTGCAAACTGTTCTGTAACATTCTTCATACAATCCTCTTGTGACAAATACAGAGcatattaatatacatatttccaTGTAGAATTATACAGTAACTCCTTTAAAGCTTGCATGATATGTAATCTTTCAATTCTCtaaatttatgtgttttcataaaatccttatggaataacaaaaatacatttaccTACTGGTAACATGATCAATATATGCCTTTGATAATAAAGAATAAAGAAATAGTATGTAAGTGGCCAATGTAACCCAGAGCAAACTGTTTTTTATCAATTATGATTCTGGCAGATACTCAATATCTCTTCTTCTGAACAATGCAGTTGTCGTCTTAACAAATTTTGGCAAAAGCAACCGCAGtagttcattattttattttcttatacaAATACAAGGAATTTCGTAGCATCACGACAAAAGTGTTCACCTAAATTTCCCAAGCTCCTCGTAACCTTACGAACAAGTTCCTCACATTTTGCTCAATCCCGAGAAAAGTACAGGTTTAAGTattcaaaatggaaaactcTTTCATTTCCTGCTACATTAACTGCAAGACGTTTCTGGcattggactaaattcattaGAATTTAAGGCACAAAATTGGGCTAAGAGTTATCAAACTTCGATTCGGTCTAAGTTATCTTTTTATGAATTGTCGTATTCATCGTCATCAAAACAGTTCGTAAATGtgcaaaaaatagtttaaaagaATTTCACCGCTAGGGTTTTACTTGCTTCCTCTTTACCCTAAATCTGTATTTTTCCTCTACGGAAAATCCCGGAAGACTTTTAATTATACCACCCTCGCAAATCTCTATCcgaaaaacattgttttctgaataattttcttaattaacaaACTTGTTCCGTAATTCGATGTTCGTTGACAGGTGATGAAATTACGACCCTCAGGAATACCATTTGCCTTGCGAATTTCTAAATTCAATAAACCGCCCTATGCTCTTTCCAAAACGAAGGGTAAATATCTCTGAAAACTGAGCGTTGATTGAGAATtgagtttgtttttgttattattaaacatAATATGATTATGATTCATCCGCTGTTCTCATTTTAGACGTAAACGTTTTTGTTATCTTGCATTTTTACACTGAATCACTAATCCTAAAAAAGGCACTCTCTTTAACAAGGATTTTTCTACTAAAGAAGTTTCCAGGTTATGTGATCGATACCTTTAAATCAGCACCAAGTAGAAAAAGTTATTCATAATCTGGATGGGTAAAAGAATATACACCAGAAAAGTGGTTTTCTAAGACAACCAAGATTAACGTCCTTAAGTTTATCTCATTTACTTCGGTCTTAAATGtataacaagaaaaattgcctCGGTAAACATAGCTTTCATCCTTTAGCTTGTGGGAGTTAAGGATAAAGAGGGTTAAATCATTGcataaaagttaataattaatttaaacgatAAATACTTCGTCAGTAAAATATTGCACCATTTAACTTCTTATTTCACTCTGTTTAGAAAGACTAAAGGGGCTCTTACTTTTGTTCGATTTGATCCTTAATTCAACTTCAAAGTAAATGCTTGAGTATGTTTCTGTTCACAACCGTACATTCCCgtgttcttttaaataaattcatacaAAAGGTATGTTTACTTAtcctatttttcaaaaatgaattcTATGAGATAAACAGTACCACAGATATAGcgtaatttatttcaacaatccAAAGCCACAATATATTTGTCTGGTTCTGACAATATTCGATATTAATCTTCCGTTTTGTAGCATTATAAACTGAAGGGGAAATAGCTAGAACATGGCTAACGGCTTAAAACCGTAAATCAACACTTAACAGAATATTAAACTAAAGTGTTTTCCATTTCGGCCTGCTAAGTTGTTTTTAGCATTTTGTTGCAATgttaaaagtataaaattatcATCAACAGCATGAGTGAATCTAACTttagaagaaatattaaatcacAAATTATTCTGAGCTTTCGCAAAGCTTTACCTAGTAAGAGATAATTGCTCATACATTTTAGATGATTCTGGAAGGAAGCTCAATCGATTGAGGTGCTAAAAACTGAATTGGTTGCAATTGGATATCGTgctacaatttattatttatctgttGGAAGTTATTATGTTGGAGCCACAacaaatatgtgctcaaaatgTAAATTAGGTCCGGGACCACAAAATCGGTACGACGGCGCGATcgtaaaacaaaatatcacaaaataaatttgtatatatttttgaaactgcttaaattttattcggtttggataaaaaaaaaaacaaaaatgattctCTCCGTCGTTAAGTGTTTGTTATAAAAACCCCGACCTCTAAGCCGCAACTACTACACTTACAATTTTAAGGTTTAAGAGCAGACCAAACGactaaaaaaggaacaaacagtcgtttgaaatttaaatttgctttatttttccAGCCCTAAGTATTTGCCTTTGTCGGCACTTTCAAATACGATTGTTTTGAAATCGAAGTAGTTTGAGTCAAATGCGAGAATTGTTAAGTATCCGTTACACgtaaagaatttatttatttgttgtgagtttcgtttgttgttaaattactcaatgataaataacgatttttctCATATATAACTTTcctaagggaaaaaattgtatCGGCGATTTCAGtatatttcgtttaaaatatatttcgttGTCGATTTTATGGCATATGGTAGAGTGTCCACTAATTCGAAATAACTGCGAATATTGGACTGAAATAATGAGATggaaattacaataattatttatcttgcCATATTTATCGGAAATAATTTCACATCATTTTGAGTCAATACTCCATACTAATATTCTATACTATATTCGAGTGGGTTACTCGAATCTGTTCCATTGCAATGAAAACCCATTTATTTATGACGGATgcgatatttatatttaattttgtatttaatttctcAATCAGTACAGTACcgcctttttttaaactttgaaaaattaa from Euwallacea fornicatus isolate EFF26 chromosome 17, ASM4011564v1, whole genome shotgun sequence carries:
- the NaPi-T gene encoding sialin isoform X2: MGTEGGVPAKEGRECCTARSVLWYLVFVGFAVNYMIRINLNIAIVAMIQAKPKNNFSLTSECLQREASSSVMSRNISNSNFNTATSLLSLNDSSPPTLVTTTERLIRNSSIVERHSLPPIERTANTLRPLIPPPSHDTEKFAWNEKVQGNVLGSFFWLHWTTQVPGGLLASRYGTKLIFGLSNFSGVVLCFFIPYFAKLGSTYLMTLRLIQGVLCGFAWPSMHDLTARWIPPNERSKFVTAYLGSSVGTAITYPICGFIIHNWGWEYVFYASTAFGTVWFIAWWSLVHDSPSKHPRISEHEKEYILKSLGQSVAKKKAPVPWAAILSNRTVWMNILAQWGGLWGLFTLMTQAPTYFKFIHGWNIRATGILSGMPHIFRMLFAYIFSQIGDYLLRSEKMSRSNVRKLATFFCCIGQGIFMLCLAYSGCNSMAAIVFLTMAVASNGSVSTGPLASVVDISPNYAAVLMGFLNTAAAIVGFFTPAVVGYLTFQNQTTPQWQKVFWIASSWLFLSGCLYILFAKSELQPWNSPDKMKEPEEQQLVAVKSDKNIKRDGDD
- the NaPi-T gene encoding sialin isoform X1, with the protein product MTSASAGDEPKEGRECCTARSVLWYLVFVGFAVNYMIRINLNIAIVAMIQAKPKNNFSLTSECLQREASSSVMSRNISNSNFNTATSLLSLNDSSPPTLVTTTERLIRNSSIVERHSLPPIERTANTLRPLIPPPSHDTEKFAWNEKVQGNVLGSFFWLHWTTQVPGGLLASRYGTKLIFGLSNFSGVVLCFFIPYFAKLGSTYLMTLRLIQGVLCGFAWPSMHDLTARWIPPNERSKFVTAYLGSSVGTAITYPICGFIIHNWGWEYVFYASTAFGTVWFIAWWSLVHDSPSKHPRISEHEKEYILKSLGQSVAKKKAPVPWAAILSNRTVWMNILAQWGGLWGLFTLMTQAPTYFKFIHGWNIRATGILSGMPHIFRMLFAYIFSQIGDYLLRSEKMSRSNVRKLATFFCCIGQGIFMLCLAYSGCNSMAAIVFLTMAVASNGSVSTGPLASVVDISPNYAAVLMGFLNTAAAIVGFFTPAVVGYLTFQNQTTPQWQKVFWIASSWLFLSGCLYILFAKSELQPWNSPDKMKEPEEQQLVAVKSDKNIKRDGDD